The following proteins are encoded in a genomic region of Deinococcus sp. YIM 134068:
- a CDS encoding NAD(P)H-hydrate dehydratase, with protein MSEWVLSPEGVRAVDARLEAAGLLDLAMEEAGRAVADAVHARFSTARVLLLAGGGANGGDALVAARHLVALGRTVRVLAVPAGHPLTRSNTERLAAFGIEPGELTAQEVERAAREADVIVDGLLGTGFTPPLRPAWAEVVRAVNAARERGAAVVSIDLPSGLDATRADAPEESVRADLTVALTGYKTALLFGSAAHRAGEVVLTPLRVPPEWVRAEALAARPSDAEVAALLPVRRTDAHKGTAGRVWVIGGSPGTVGAAALAGLGALRAGAGLVTVHSAADVPLVTPELMVRRHDDLAGALGRMRERPDAVCLGMGLGPDAEALARVVLGWGVPTVLDADALQPGLAGAGHEGCVWTPHPGEAARMLGVGTGAVTGDPLAAARALRERYGGAVVLKGGPSVVAHAGGLNVGRGGHPGMASAGMGDTLSGVVAALLGQGLTAGDAAVAGVRLHARAGERAGARHGYGLTATDVSHELGGAWLDLMGGITTLSRGEW; from the coding sequence GTGAGCGAGTGGGTCCTCTCGCCGGAGGGAGTGCGCGCCGTGGACGCGCGGCTGGAGGCGGCAGGCCTCCTCGACCTGGCGATGGAGGAGGCGGGGCGGGCGGTGGCGGACGCGGTGCATGCGCGCTTTTCAACGGCCCGCGTCCTGCTCCTCGCCGGGGGCGGGGCGAACGGCGGGGACGCGCTTGTGGCCGCGCGGCATCTGGTGGCGCTGGGAAGGACGGTGCGGGTGCTGGCAGTCCCGGCAGGCCACCCACTCACCCGGTCGAATACGGAACGGCTCGCCGCATTCGGGATCGAACCGGGGGAGTTGACCGCGCAGGAGGTCGAACGGGCCGCGCGAGAAGCAGACGTGATCGTGGACGGGCTGCTGGGAACGGGCTTCACGCCGCCGTTGCGTCCGGCATGGGCAGAAGTCGTCCGAGCGGTGAACGCGGCGCGGGAGCGGGGTGCCGCCGTCGTCTCCATCGACCTCCCGAGTGGGCTGGACGCGACGCGGGCGGACGCCCCGGAGGAGAGCGTGCGGGCCGACCTCACGGTGGCCCTCACCGGATACAAGACGGCGCTGCTGTTCGGATCGGCGGCACACCGGGCGGGCGAGGTCGTTCTCACACCGCTGCGCGTGCCTCCCGAATGGGTGCGAGCGGAGGCGCTGGCCGCCCGTCCATCCGATGCCGAGGTCGCCGCGCTCCTCCCCGTGCGCCGCACGGACGCGCACAAGGGCACGGCGGGGCGGGTGTGGGTGATCGGTGGGTCTCCCGGCACGGTGGGGGCGGCGGCGCTGGCGGGGCTGGGTGCACTGCGGGCGGGGGCGGGGCTGGTGACGGTCCACTCGGCGGCGGACGTGCCCCTCGTCACGCCGGAGCTGATGGTGCGGCGGCATGACGACCTCGCGGGGGCGCTGGGTAGGATGCGGGAGCGCCCGGACGCCGTGTGCCTCGGCATGGGACTGGGGCCGGACGCGGAGGCGCTGGCCCGCGTGGTATTGGGGTGGGGCGTGCCGACCGTCCTCGACGCCGACGCGCTCCAGCCGGGGCTGGCGGGAGCCGGGCACGAGGGCTGCGTGTGGACGCCCCACCCCGGCGAGGCCGCCCGGATGCTGGGGGTGGGCACGGGCGCGGTGACGGGGGACCCTCTCGCCGCCGCCCGCGCGCTGCGGGAGCGGTACGGGGGCGCGGTCGTCCTCAAGGGCGGCCCCTCCGTCGTCGCGCACGCGGGCGGGCTGAACGTGGGCCGGGGCGGACATCCGGGCATGGCGAGCGCGGGGATGGGCGACACGCTCTCCGGGGTCGTCGCGGCGCTGCTGGGACAGGGATTGACGGCGGGCGACGCGGCGGTGGCGGGCGTGCGGCTCCACGCGCGGGCGGGGGAACGGGCGGGCGCGCGGCATGGCTACGGCCTCACCGCGACGGACGTGAGCCACGAGTTGGGGGGGGCGTGGCTCGATTTGATGGGGGGAATCACCACACTGTCGCGGGGGGAGTGGTAG
- a CDS encoding DUF4388 domain-containing protein, whose translation MQGLLSDLPLLGVLELINSTRQTGVLDVQSEVPFTVAFVHGEIVGGGILDWLGVDAIQASPLLPTEGSFEFTPRGVTGTPLAPYGHFAADWARSADEWEQVCAVIGSPSRIFQGALPPLIGPAGRSVREAAAQSGQTLFAVAQQVATGLEEGRVDPTGDFAWYSLRLQANPRARRTTVTEALDGRRNLGEVIAGGVDVRDVREYLLAEMRAGLRFPGSGWVLRDLVWEREYLS comes from the coding sequence ATGCAGGGTCTCCTCTCCGACCTGCCCCTCCTGGGGGTGCTCGAACTCATCAACTCGACCCGGCAGACGGGCGTCCTCGACGTGCAATCGGAGGTGCCCTTCACCGTCGCCTTCGTCCACGGGGAGATCGTCGGCGGGGGCATCCTCGACTGGCTGGGGGTGGACGCGATCCAGGCCAGCCCGCTCCTGCCGACGGAGGGCAGCTTCGAGTTCACCCCGCGCGGGGTGACGGGTACGCCCCTGGCCCCCTACGGGCACTTCGCCGCCGACTGGGCGCGCTCTGCGGACGAGTGGGAGCAGGTCTGCGCGGTGATCGGCAGCCCCAGCCGCATCTTTCAGGGAGCGCTGCCGCCCCTGATCGGCCCCGCCGGGCGCAGCGTGCGCGAGGCCGCCGCGCAGTCGGGCCAGACGCTCTTCGCCGTGGCGCAGCAGGTCGCCACCGGACTGGAGGAGGGGCGGGTGGACCCCACCGGGGACTTCGCGTGGTACAGCCTGCGGCTTCAGGCCAATCCCCGCGCCCGCCGCACCACCGTCACGGAGGCGCTCGACGGTCGCCGCAACCTCGGCGAGGTCATCGCCGGGGGGGTGGACGTGCGCGACGTGCGCGAGTACCTCCTGGCGGAGATGCGCGCCGGGCTGAGATTTCCGGGCAGCGGGTGGGTCCTGCGCGACCTCGTGTGGGAGCGGGAGTATCTGTCGTGA